Part of the Halorhabdus utahensis DSM 12940 genome, CGCTCGGCAAGTGCCTCGCCGAGATCGGCGTGGGAGGCCTTGGGATAGGAGTGAAGCGCTTCGGCATGCTCGCGAATCGCTTCGACGGCTTTCGGGCTCGGCCCCAGCGCGTTCTCGTTCGAGGAAAGTTTGATCAACTCCTCGGGATCGACCCCGAGTTCGCGGGCCGTCTCTTCGATCCCCCGTCCCGCCCGGTATATCGTATGCGACGACAGGTCCCGTGTGTCCATACCGGTGGCAAGCAGGCGGGCGGTCTTAAGCCTGCATACCTGTGGCTGTCCGAGCGTCGAAACGAACGGAAAACGGGTCGACCCGTCGAAATCAACCGGCTGGCCTCAGGCGAAGGTCTTCGACACTTCGTCGTCACTTTCCTCGGCCTGGATCTTCTCCCAGGCGTCCCGGAAGTCGGCCTCGGTGACTTCCGTCCGGTCGTCACGGATTGCGAACATCCCGGCCTCCGTACAGATGGCCTTGATCTCGGCCCCGCTGGCGTCAGTCGCCTCGGCGGCGAGGGACTCGAAGTCGACTGTCTCGGCGAGGTTCATGCCACGCGTGTGGATCTTGAAGATCTGTTCGCGACCCGTCTCGTCGGGTTTGGGCACTTCGATGAGGCGGTCGAAGCGGCCGGGTCGGAGGATGGCCCGATCGAGCATGTCGAAGCGGTTGGTCGCGGCGATGATCCGGATCTCCCCACGCTCGTCGAAGCCGTCCATCTCGGAAAGGAGTTGCATCATCGTCCGCTGGACCTCGGCGTCGCCGGAGGTCTTTGAGTCCGTCCGCTTGGCGGCGATGGCGTCTATCTCGTCGATAAACAGCACCGAGGGCTCGTGCTGGCGGGCGAGTTCGAAGAGATCACGAACCAGCTTCGCGCCCTCGCCGATGAACTTGTGGACGAGTTCGGAGCCGGCCATCTTGATGAACGTGGCGTCGGTCTGGTTGGCGACCGCTTTCGCCAGCATCGTCTTCCCAGTACCGGGTGGACCGTGCAGGAGGACACCGCTCGGCGGGTCGATCCCGACTTCGTCGAACATCTCGGGGCTCTTCAGGGGCATCTCGACGGTTTCCCGGACTTCCGAGACCTGGTCGTCGAGGCCACCGATGTCCTGATAAGTGACGTCCGGGCTCTGGTCAACCTGCATCACGCGAGCGCGGACGTCCGTCTCGTCTTCAAGCGTCTTGACGATCGAGAGGGAGTTGTTGACGGCGACCCGGTCGTCGGGTTCGAGGTCTTCGCGCATCTCTTCGGTGACCTCGGTCAGGGCTTCCTGGTTGTTGCCGTGCTGTTTGATCACCACGCCGTCTTCAGTGAGTTCCTGGACCGTGGCCACGAACAGCGGCGACTGCTTGAGCTTCTTGTTCTCGTGGGTGAGTCGTTCGAGTTTCTGTTTGTACTTGTTGTTCTCGGCGTTGGCATCAAGCAACTCGTCCCGCATTTCCTCGTTTTGGGACTCCAGAAGGTCGAGCTGTTCTTCCAACGCTTCGATCTTTTCTTGCTTGGAGACGTCGTCGTCGTACGGCTGGTCGACGTCGTCCACCGTATCTGTCATTGAACCACTCTAGCGGATCGGTCGGTAAGAGACTTCGGGTCAGCACAAACGGCGGTGGGAGGGCTCGTGTATTTATGCGATGGCAGCGCTGAGTCCCCGCCGAGGCGTCAGCCACAGCCGAGCCGATCTTCTCCGTCGGATTGACCGAGACGAGGGGGATCCGAAAGACCAATAAATTACCACTGAGCATATTTAGGAATGACAAATATTATTACCCTGTATCCAGAATCGGGTGTTACGATGAGCATCACGGAACCCACACAGGTCGACACAGCACAGGACACCAGCTGGGACGCGGTCTCGGACCTCCCGCCGAGCGCCAAACTCGTCGCGAAGTCCCTCGAGTATCAGGGGAGTCTGACCCAGAGCCAACTCGCCGAGGAGACGCTGTTGCCAGCCAGGACGGTCCGATACGCACTCAGCCGGCTCGAGGAGGTCGACGTCGTCGAGTCACGCTTCTCGTTCTCGGACGCTCGCAAACGGGTGTACTCGCTCACGATCGAGTAGCGTCCCGACGGACCACGATCGAAATCGGCTCCCACCCTGGCGGAGCGGAGATCACTTCCACGCCGGTCGCGCAATCCCTTTAGGACCCCGCGGAGTACCACGTCACAATGACGCAGGTGCTCCACACCGGCGACACGCATCTCGGCTACCGGCAGTATCACTCGCCGGAGCGCCAGGGGGACTTTCTGTCCGCCTTCCAGCAGGTTATCGACGACGCGATCGAGGCAGACGTCGACGCCGTCGTCCATGCTGGCGATCTCTTTCACGATCGACGGCCCCGGTTGCAGGACATTTTGGGTGCGCTGGGAACGCTACGAGAACTCGACGCGGCATCCATTCCGTTCCTGGCGATCGTCGGCAACCACGAGGGCAAGCGCGACGCCCAATGGCTCGATCTCTTCGAATCGCTTGACCTGGCCATCCGACTCGATGAGGAGCCGACCGTGATCGGCGAGACAGCCTTCTACGGGCTGGACTTCGTCGCCCGCGCCGCCCGTGACGATCTGGCATACGACTTCGAACCGCACGATACCACCCACGCCGCGCTGGTCTCTCACGGCTTGTTTCAACCGTTTTCCCACGGCGATTGGGACGCAGAAGCGATCCTCGAACAGGCCACCGTCGACTTCGACGCGATGTTGCTCGGCGACGATCACACGCCAGCCAGACGCGAAGTCGACGGGACCTGGCTCACGTACTGTGGGTCGACCGAGCGGGCGAGTGCGAGCGAGCGCGAAGCGCGCGGGTACAATCTCGTGACGTTCGACGACGGTGTCGACATCCGTCGGCGATCCATCGAAACGCGACCGTTCGTTTTCGTCGACCTCGAACTCGCCGCAGGCGAGGGGGCCGAGCGCGTCCGGACCCGGGTCGGGCAACACGACCTCGAAGACGCCGTGGTGATCGTCACCATTGAGGGCGAAGGTGAACGCGTCCCGCCGGCCACGATCGAGGAGTTCGCCCGCGATCGCGGTGCACTGGTCGCCCGCGTCAACGACCGTCGCGAGATCGACGAGGAGGCCGCCTACGACGTGCGGTTCGCCGACCCCGACGACGCCGTCCGCGACCGTATCGACCAGCTCGGGCTCAGTCCCGCCGCCGCGGAACTCGACGAGGTCGTCCGGGCGAGCAAAGTCGCCGATTCCAACGTCGACGATTCGGTCGAATCGCGGGTCCGTGAACTGGTCGATGAGGGAGACGCCGAACAGTTCAAACCAGCGCCGGCCGAAGGCG contains:
- the mre11 gene encoding DNA double-strand break repair protein Mre11, translated to MTQVLHTGDTHLGYRQYHSPERQGDFLSAFQQVIDDAIEADVDAVVHAGDLFHDRRPRLQDILGALGTLRELDAASIPFLAIVGNHEGKRDAQWLDLFESLDLAIRLDEEPTVIGETAFYGLDFVARAARDDLAYDFEPHDTTHAALVSHGLFQPFSHGDWDAEAILEQATVDFDAMLLGDDHTPARREVDGTWLTYCGSTERASASEREARGYNLVTFDDGVDIRRRSIETRPFVFVDLELAAGEGAERVRTRVGQHDLEDAVVIVTIEGEGERVPPATIEEFARDRGALVARVNDRREIDEEAAYDVRFADPDDAVRDRIDQLGLSPAAAELDEVVRASKVADSNVDDSVESRVRELVDEGDAEQFKPAPAEGDGEADDGDNMEAGDSDDTEGSDSDDEPAGDSIADAPAEDGTESEGSEANDTQANGEGTDGPDQPNDGQTEKDGNQPNDEQTDDGEGQATMGEYL
- the pan1 gene encoding proteasome-activating nucleotidase Pan1, with product MTDTVDDVDQPYDDDVSKQEKIEALEEQLDLLESQNEEMRDELLDANAENNKYKQKLERLTHENKKLKQSPLFVATVQELTEDGVVIKQHGNNQEALTEVTEEMREDLEPDDRVAVNNSLSIVKTLEDETDVRARVMQVDQSPDVTYQDIGGLDDQVSEVRETVEMPLKSPEMFDEVGIDPPSGVLLHGPPGTGKTMLAKAVANQTDATFIKMAGSELVHKFIGEGAKLVRDLFELARQHEPSVLFIDEIDAIAAKRTDSKTSGDAEVQRTMMQLLSEMDGFDERGEIRIIAATNRFDMLDRAILRPGRFDRLIEVPKPDETGREQIFKIHTRGMNLAETVDFESLAAEATDASGAEIKAICTEAGMFAIRDDRTEVTEADFRDAWEKIQAEESDDEVSKTFA
- a CDS encoding winged helix-turn-helix domain-containing protein; amino-acid sequence: MSITEPTQVDTAQDTSWDAVSDLPPSAKLVAKSLEYQGSLTQSQLAEETLLPARTVRYALSRLEEVDVVESRFSFSDARKRVYSLTIE